Proteins from one Sphingopyxis terrae subsp. terrae NBRC 15098 genomic window:
- a CDS encoding M48 family metallopeptidase has translation MRRERASDERPHIWVGDTPWPVRLVPHAQSRRYRLVFDGARGELRLTLPRRASAARAIKWASEQQDWLAEQVGKTAAPVQVGPGTALPLFGMERRIEWTATAPRAVRAEGDRLSVGGPAETVGRRIERWLKAAALDIMTRESREIAARAGLTVGRVGVGDPRSRWGSCTHDGDLRYSWRLVMAPDHVRRATVAHEVAHLRHMDHSAAFHALVDDLHDGDVGAARAWLRREGRGLHRYRFT, from the coding sequence ATGCGCCGCGAACGGGCCAGCGACGAGCGGCCGCATATCTGGGTCGGTGATACGCCGTGGCCGGTGCGGCTGGTCCCGCATGCGCAATCGCGGCGCTATCGCCTGGTCTTCGATGGCGCGCGCGGCGAGTTGCGGCTCACGCTACCGCGCCGGGCAAGCGCCGCGCGCGCGATCAAATGGGCGAGCGAGCAACAGGACTGGCTCGCCGAACAGGTCGGCAAGACCGCTGCGCCGGTCCAGGTCGGCCCCGGCACGGCGCTCCCACTGTTCGGCATGGAGCGCCGGATCGAATGGACGGCGACCGCCCCGCGCGCGGTTCGCGCCGAGGGCGACCGGCTGAGCGTCGGCGGCCCCGCCGAAACCGTCGGGCGCCGCATCGAGCGCTGGCTGAAGGCCGCGGCGCTCGACATCATGACCCGCGAGAGCCGGGAAATTGCCGCGCGCGCAGGACTGACCGTCGGCCGCGTCGGGGTCGGCGATCCGCGCAGCCGCTGGGGCAGCTGCACCCACGACGGCGACCTGCGCTACAGCTGGCGGCTCGTCATGGCGCCCGACCATGTCCGCCGCGCCACCGTCGCGCACGAGGTCGCGCATCTGCGGCATATGGACCATAGCGCCGCCTTTCACGCGCTGGTCGACGATCTGCACGATGGCGACGTCGGCGCGGCGCGCGCGTGGCTGCGCCGCGAAGGCCGCGGGCTGCACCGCTACCGTTTCACCTGA
- a CDS encoding transglycosylase domain-containing protein, producing MRRERQSSSAPKSSSSGKGSGKGPGSGGPSGLRLWLRRLFRWGLALALVGVVAVAVAVGIAAQRIPSFEELKKSPAGQTIRVHAADGTVFLSLGPNYGRWLTLRETPQVMQDAMVAVEDRRFRYHPGVDPVGMTRAAVFAVEHYGTGRRMQGASTITQQLARNIFLSNSYTWSRKLREMILSLALEWKFSKDEILELYLNKVYFGGGSYGIDAASRRFFGHSATQMSLSEAAVVAGLVKAPSRYSPTADAQAALGRSGVVLETMVDAGFITQAQADGAKPADVQLAQETGQNSARYFTDWALPQLDMLIDEGTEALDVYTTLDLGMQRAATAAIQADTPKGVQGALVSLDRDGAVRAMVGGTDYVASNYNRATQAMRQPGSAWKLFVYMAALEAGYKVDDQVVDEPVTINGWSPKNSSGRFAGPMSLRTAFAYSVNTIAAKLGNEIGFSSVANMARRFGITTPINTHPSMVLGSAEVRVIDMTAAFAAVSRKGVSVQPYGINKVTTADGRLLYQKPAERGQVLVDNWVAAGITDLLQTAVATGTGRAAQIGRPVAGKTGTTSSNKDGWFLGFSSGLTTGVWMGRDDAKAVGGLQGGRAPAKAFADYMRIAVARRPVEPFDTEVKLPEWQLEGDDEAYFGAPEENGGMVDENGMPIELPAAPDTAQGDVPPPPADGPVLNQQWIEEQTGRRPPADNGAAAPKAAPQQLRPPAPAPPKAPPPVLKAPPARTPANGEGN from the coding sequence TTGCGCCGCGAGCGACAATCGTCATCCGCCCCCAAATCATCATCGTCAGGCAAAGGCTCGGGCAAGGGCCCCGGCTCCGGGGGACCGTCGGGCCTGCGCCTCTGGCTCCGCCGTCTGTTCCGCTGGGGCCTCGCGCTTGCGCTGGTCGGGGTCGTCGCGGTCGCGGTCGCGGTCGGCATTGCGGCGCAGCGCATCCCGAGCTTCGAGGAGCTGAAAAAGTCGCCGGCGGGCCAGACGATTCGCGTCCACGCCGCCGACGGCACCGTCTTCCTGTCGCTCGGCCCCAATTACGGGCGCTGGCTGACGCTGCGCGAAACGCCGCAGGTGATGCAGGATGCGATGGTCGCGGTCGAAGACCGGCGCTTTCGCTATCATCCCGGCGTCGATCCGGTCGGAATGACGCGCGCTGCTGTCTTCGCGGTCGAACATTATGGCACCGGGCGCCGGATGCAGGGCGCATCGACGATCACCCAGCAGCTGGCGCGCAATATCTTCCTGTCGAACAGCTACACCTGGTCGCGCAAGCTGCGCGAAATGATCCTGTCGCTCGCGCTTGAATGGAAATTCTCGAAGGACGAGATCCTCGAACTCTATCTGAACAAGGTCTATTTCGGCGGCGGAAGCTACGGCATCGACGCCGCATCGCGGCGCTTTTTCGGGCATAGCGCGACCCAGATGTCGCTGTCCGAAGCGGCGGTGGTTGCGGGGCTGGTCAAGGCGCCGTCGCGCTATTCGCCGACCGCCGATGCCCAGGCCGCGCTCGGCCGGTCGGGGGTCGTGCTTGAAACCATGGTCGATGCGGGCTTCATCACCCAGGCGCAGGCCGACGGTGCCAAGCCCGCCGATGTCCAGCTGGCACAAGAAACGGGCCAGAACAGCGCGCGCTATTTCACCGACTGGGCGCTGCCGCAGCTCGACATGCTGATCGACGAAGGTACCGAGGCGCTCGACGTCTACACGACGCTCGACCTCGGCATGCAGCGCGCCGCGACCGCGGCGATCCAGGCCGACACGCCGAAAGGCGTGCAGGGGGCGCTCGTCTCGCTCGATCGCGACGGCGCCGTGCGCGCGATGGTCGGCGGCACCGACTATGTCGCCTCCAACTACAACCGCGCGACGCAGGCGATGCGCCAGCCGGGGTCGGCTTGGAAATTGTTCGTCTATATGGCAGCGCTCGAAGCTGGCTATAAGGTCGACGATCAGGTGGTCGACGAACCGGTGACGATCAACGGCTGGAGCCCGAAAAACTCGTCGGGCCGCTTCGCTGGGCCGATGAGCCTGCGCACCGCTTTCGCTTATTCGGTCAACACGATCGCGGCGAAGCTGGGCAATGAAATCGGCTTTTCCTCGGTCGCCAACATGGCGCGCCGCTTCGGCATCACGACCCCGATCAACACCCACCCGTCGATGGTGCTGGGCAGCGCCGAGGTGCGGGTGATCGACATGACCGCCGCCTTCGCCGCCGTGTCGCGCAAGGGGGTGTCGGTGCAGCCCTATGGCATCAACAAGGTAACGACCGCCGACGGGCGCCTCCTCTATCAGAAGCCGGCCGAGCGCGGGCAGGTGCTCGTCGACAATTGGGTTGCCGCGGGCATTACCGACCTCTTGCAAACCGCAGTCGCGACGGGGACAGGGCGCGCCGCGCAGATCGGCCGACCGGTGGCAGGCAAGACCGGCACGACGTCGAGCAACAAGGACGGCTGGTTCCTCGGCTTTTCGAGCGGCCTGACCACCGGCGTCTGGATGGGCCGCGACGATGCCAAGGCGGTCGGGGGGCTGCAGGGCGGCCGCGCGCCGGCCAAGGCCTTCGCCGACTATATGCGCATCGCTGTCGCACGGCGCCCCGTCGAGCCCTTCGATACCGAGGTCAAGCTGCCCGAATGGCAGCTTGAGGGCGATGACGAGGCCTATTTCGGCGCACCTGAGGAAAATGGCGGCATGGTCGATGAAAATGGCATGCCGATCGAACTGCCCGCTGCGCCCGACACCGCTCAGGGCGACGTCCCGCCGCCGCCCGCCGATGGCCCTGTGCTCAACCAGCAATGGATCGAGGAGCAGACGGGGCGCCGGCCGCCCGCCGACAATGGCGCCGCTGCGCCAAAGGCGGCCCCGCAGCAGCTGCGTCCCCCCGCACCAGCACCGCCCAAGGCGCCGCCACCGGTGCTGAAGGCGCCGCCCGCGCGTACGCCCGCCAATGGCGAGGGCAATTAA
- the msrB gene encoding peptide-methionine (R)-S-oxide reductase MsrB yields the protein MTDKQLDPMAHHVLREGGTERAFTGKYTDFKGDGLYRCAGCGTPLFDSRTKYDSGSGWPSYTAPASDASVSEHRDMSHGMIRTEVRCAKCEGHLGHVFPDGPGPTGLRYCINSAALDFADRGQDEAGTGEG from the coding sequence ATGACCGACAAGCAACTCGACCCGATGGCCCATCATGTACTGCGCGAAGGCGGCACCGAGCGCGCTTTCACGGGCAAATATACCGATTTCAAGGGCGACGGCCTCTATCGCTGCGCCGGTTGCGGCACGCCGCTGTTCGACAGCCGCACCAAATATGACAGCGGTTCGGGCTGGCCGAGCTATACCGCGCCCGCCAGCGACGCGTCGGTCAGCGAACATCGCGACATGAGCCATGGCATGATCCGCACCGAAGTGCGCTGCGCCAAGTGCGAGGGGCATCTGGGCCATGTCTTTCCCGACGGTCCCGGGCCGACGGGGCTGCGCTATTGCATCAACAGCGCGGCGCTTGACTTCGCCGACCGCGGGCAGGATGAGGCGGGGACCGGCGAAGGCTGA
- a CDS encoding DUF4402 domain-containing protein yields the protein MRLLLALLLFGAPPAPLAAQCQLCRQDGKDAAIVARKASMPLRVEVDTQLDLGRVAVGASGGEIEIDPLTGARRLRGDVRDLGGFAVTGVVTVSGEPGAEVRVTLPPSVDLESGSGASARVTGLATDLGAAPRLGPDGRLVFRFGGRLQVAGATDGDYRGRIPVTVEYP from the coding sequence ATGCGTCTCCTCCTTGCCCTCCTGCTGTTCGGCGCGCCGCCTGCCCCCTTGGCCGCCCAGTGCCAATTGTGCCGCCAAGACGGCAAAGATGCCGCGATTGTGGCGCGCAAGGCGAGCATGCCGCTGCGCGTCGAGGTCGACACCCAGCTCGACCTGGGCCGCGTCGCGGTCGGCGCGAGCGGCGGCGAGATCGAGATTGATCCGCTCACCGGCGCGCGCCGCCTGCGCGGCGACGTGCGCGACCTCGGCGGCTTTGCGGTTACCGGCGTCGTCACCGTCAGCGGCGAGCCCGGCGCCGAAGTGCGTGTCACCCTGCCCCCGTCGGTCGATCTGGAGAGCGGCAGCGGCGCGAGCGCGCGCGTGACCGGGCTCGCAACCGACCTGGGCGCGGCGCCGCGGCTCGGCCCCGACGGCCGCCTCGTCTTCCGCTTCGGCGGACGGCTGCAGGTTGCCGGCGCCACCGACGGGGATTACCGCGGCCGCATTCCGGTGACGGTCGAATATCCGTAA
- a CDS encoding M23 family metallopeptidase, whose product MPDSIGRSAICRHLRGAERMSIWQQSDGSIATMARVKFALLLLCSTIAPSLLGSEIAAARQEPAPSVVPLDVEFGKAPAPVEASGRDHLLYEMRLTNYSGRTIILTEIDVFDSNGGRPLGAFAAKDLATMIATPGQQKEGADRLQIGPGSFVMVYFDTAVPKGTGAGLRLGHHIHVASASSGPPDPSRTILEAPPLTVSGEAPLAVNAPLGPGHWLAANALSNDSDHRRTIAVVDGQARIAQRYAIDFVKVDAHGRAFTGDPSRNESWSGYGEPVLAVADAVVERILDGLPDNQPLAPPAIKIGLDTIAGNHIVLRLPGGKRVLYGHLKPGSIRVKEGERVRMGEVLAALGNSGQSDAPHLHIHVADAASPLGADGLPFAFRTFRLEGYAPSLDILENPGGWTGPTTSGVDTRHKELPTDLAVIAF is encoded by the coding sequence TTGCCCGATTCCATCGGCAGATCGGCGATCTGCCGGCATTTACGCGGCGCTGAGCGGATGTCGATTTGGCAGCAAAGTGATGGGAGTATCGCAACTATGGCTCGGGTGAAGTTCGCCTTGTTGCTGCTATGCAGCACCATAGCGCCCTCCTTGTTGGGCAGTGAGATTGCCGCCGCCCGTCAAGAGCCGGCGCCCTCGGTAGTCCCCCTTGATGTTGAGTTCGGTAAAGCGCCTGCGCCGGTCGAGGCGTCCGGCCGCGACCATCTTCTCTACGAGATGCGATTGACCAACTATTCGGGGCGCACGATCATCCTGACGGAAATCGACGTCTTCGACAGCAACGGCGGCCGTCCACTCGGCGCATTTGCGGCGAAGGATTTAGCGACGATGATTGCGACGCCCGGACAGCAGAAAGAGGGCGCCGACCGTCTTCAGATCGGGCCTGGCAGCTTTGTCATGGTCTATTTCGACACGGCGGTTCCCAAGGGGACAGGGGCCGGGTTGCGTCTTGGTCACCATATCCATGTGGCATCGGCATCAAGCGGGCCGCCCGACCCATCGCGCACTATTCTGGAAGCCCCGCCACTGACGGTGAGCGGCGAGGCTCCGCTCGCGGTGAACGCGCCCCTTGGGCCAGGCCACTGGCTCGCAGCCAATGCGCTGTCGAACGATTCCGATCACCGCCGAACGATCGCGGTCGTGGATGGCCAGGCCCGGATCGCGCAGCGCTATGCGATCGACTTCGTGAAGGTCGATGCGCATGGCCGTGCCTTTACGGGCGATCCTTCGAGGAACGAAAGTTGGTCCGGATATGGCGAACCGGTTCTGGCGGTCGCCGATGCGGTCGTCGAGCGCATCCTTGATGGCTTGCCCGACAACCAACCCCTGGCCCCGCCTGCTATCAAGATCGGCCTCGATACGATTGCCGGCAATCATATCGTCCTGCGGCTGCCGGGTGGAAAGCGCGTCCTTTACGGACATCTCAAGCCCGGCAGCATCAGAGTGAAGGAAGGCGAGCGGGTGCGCATGGGCGAGGTGCTCGCGGCGCTCGGCAACTCGGGGCAATCCGATGCTCCGCACCTTCATATCCATGTCGCCGATGCAGCCTCGCCGCTGGGTGCAGATGGTCTGCCCTTCGCGTTTCGCACCTTCCGGCTGGAAGGCTATGCGCCGTCGCTCGATATTCTCGAAAACCCCGGCGGGTGGACCGGCCCCACAACATCGGGCGTCGATACGCGGCATAAGGAACTGCCCACGGATCTGGCCGTCATCGCCTTTTAA
- a CDS encoding LysR family transcriptional regulator → MQWDDLKYFLALFRSGTLSAAARTLGAEHSTVARRIASLEEGLGMRLFERSGRGFSLTAEGEAIADIAARVEEETLNIARVAQGRQSDLAGVVRISAPPTFASRFIAPRLTALRRRYPGIELELAGDSRAISLSRRDADIAIRLSRPTTGSIVTRRVGTMAFGLYGQRDYLAKAAACDRDFLGYDDSLDHVLQQQWLRRLEPDLRLAFRSNELTTLHEAAAAGMGLAVLPRFLGDPDERLAMVATPSPPPSRELWLLVHPDLRRSPRIRAVLDHIVDIVIAGRAILDPEGAASD, encoded by the coding sequence ATGCAGTGGGATGATCTGAAATATTTTCTGGCGCTTTTCCGGTCGGGGACGCTCTCGGCCGCGGCGCGCACTCTGGGCGCAGAACACAGCACGGTCGCGCGCCGTATTGCGTCGCTCGAAGAAGGGCTTGGCATGCGTCTATTCGAACGGTCCGGTCGCGGATTCAGCCTTACGGCCGAAGGCGAGGCGATCGCGGATATTGCGGCGCGCGTCGAAGAGGAAACCCTCAACATCGCGCGCGTGGCGCAAGGCCGGCAGTCCGATCTGGCAGGCGTGGTGCGCATCAGCGCGCCGCCCACATTCGCCAGCCGATTTATCGCGCCCCGCCTGACGGCGCTTCGGCGCCGATATCCCGGGATCGAGCTCGAACTTGCCGGCGACAGCCGCGCCATCAGCTTGTCGCGCCGGGATGCCGATATCGCGATCCGTCTCAGTCGGCCGACGACGGGTTCGATCGTGACGCGGCGTGTCGGAACGATGGCTTTCGGTCTTTATGGCCAGCGGGACTATCTTGCGAAAGCCGCAGCCTGCGACCGCGATTTTCTCGGCTATGACGATAGCCTCGATCATGTGCTCCAACAGCAATGGCTGCGACGTCTGGAGCCGGACTTGCGCCTGGCATTTCGCAGCAACGAATTGACCACGCTGCACGAAGCGGCGGCTGCCGGGATGGGTTTGGCGGTTCTGCCGCGTTTTCTCGGCGACCCCGACGAGCGGCTCGCGATGGTGGCCACACCCTCACCGCCACCGAGCCGCGAGCTTTGGCTGCTTGTTCATCCCGATCTTCGTCGGTCTCCGCGCATCCGGGCGGTCCTTGATCATATTGTGGACATTGTCATTGCCGGGCGCGCGATACTCGATCCCGAGGGGGCAGCGAGCGATTAA
- a CDS encoding quinone oxidoreductase family protein, whose product MARVVKMHAVGDAAVLRVDDQHVGDPGPGEIRLRHVAAGVNYVDIYHRTGLYPIANLPAVLGVEGAGVVEALGDGVTHLRRGDRVAWAGLPMGGYAETRLLAANRAVPLPSHISDTVAAASMLRGITAHMLLTRVARISPGDIILIHAAAGGLGLILSQWARKLGASVIGTVGSPEKAALAKSFGLDHAVLYKESDFVREVLNITGGRGVDVAFDGIGGDVLLRTLDCVRPFGLVVSVGQASGSLPAIDISELGPRRSLALARPSVLAYMADLDSYRNAAAELFEELEAGLHVEIGAQFDLADVAKAHSALEAGRTTGSVLLTF is encoded by the coding sequence ATGGCACGAGTGGTGAAAATGCACGCCGTGGGGGATGCGGCTGTTCTGCGCGTCGATGACCAGCATGTCGGCGATCCTGGTCCCGGCGAGATCCGCCTCCGTCACGTCGCAGCGGGGGTAAATTATGTCGACATCTATCACCGAACCGGTCTCTACCCCATAGCCAACCTGCCCGCCGTCCTCGGTGTCGAAGGGGCCGGAGTGGTCGAAGCGCTGGGCGATGGCGTCACCCATCTTCGTCGGGGCGACCGGGTCGCTTGGGCGGGCCTGCCGATGGGCGGCTATGCCGAAACGCGCCTGCTGGCGGCAAACCGGGCAGTGCCGCTCCCGTCACATATCTCGGATACGGTCGCTGCGGCTTCCATGTTGCGCGGTATCACGGCGCACATGCTGCTGACGCGCGTTGCACGCATCTCGCCTGGAGATATCATCCTCATTCATGCCGCCGCAGGCGGCCTTGGCCTGATATTGAGCCAGTGGGCGCGCAAACTCGGAGCAAGCGTCATCGGGACCGTCGGCTCGCCCGAAAAGGCGGCGCTGGCCAAGAGCTTCGGTCTCGACCATGCGGTGCTTTACAAAGAGAGCGATTTTGTCCGCGAGGTTCTGAACATCACCGGCGGCCGGGGCGTCGATGTCGCCTTCGACGGTATCGGGGGCGACGTCTTGCTGCGAACCCTCGATTGCGTCCGACCCTTTGGCCTGGTGGTTAGTGTGGGCCAAGCCTCGGGGTCGCTCCCGGCAATCGATATATCCGAACTGGGCCCGCGGCGGTCGCTCGCCTTGGCCCGGCCCAGCGTCCTTGCCTATATGGCCGACCTTGATTCCTATCGGAATGCCGCGGCCGAATTGTTCGAAGAACTGGAAGCCGGACTGCACGTCGAGATCGGCGCGCAATTTGACTTGGCCGACGTGGCCAAGGCGCATTCTGCCCTCGAGGCCGGACGAACCACCGGTTCCGTCTTGCTGACGTTCTGA
- a CDS encoding YciI family protein, which yields MMKYLVLSRRTPEFRGEVLGEHYAFLDRLRDAGRLECAGPFTDQSGGAYILIAASLDEAKQFAFKDPLHTQGCSQLDVFEWNAD from the coding sequence ATGATGAAGTACCTCGTCCTTTCACGGCGAACGCCGGAATTTCGTGGAGAAGTGCTTGGGGAGCACTATGCCTTTCTCGACCGCCTGCGCGATGCAGGACGGCTCGAATGCGCCGGCCCCTTCACCGACCAATCCGGCGGCGCCTATATATTGATTGCCGCCAGCCTCGACGAGGCAAAGCAGTTTGCCTTCAAAGATCCGTTGCACACGCAAGGCTGTTCCCAGCTTGATGTCTTCGAATGGAACGCGGATTGA
- a CDS encoding alkaline phosphatase D family protein: protein MDRRKFMAGAASIGISGIWASRLSAAPSQMAWREDRRLFPQGVASGDPDEHSIVLWTRRPFDAGDRHELTVEVALDPDFRRVVAAARTPALAAADWTCRALVGGLSPATVYWYRFADESGAGSRIGRTITAPRASDQRPVRFAFVSCNSVNEGAQNAYARMIWEDERAAADRKLGFVLHLGDFIYEVVEYPEETPHRYSRTVYDLGHIPDARKVGNFYVPTNLAGYRHVYRAHIDDPDIQDARAYLPFVCMGDNHEFSWQGWQSFIKYGATVEPAQPLRVAANQAWWEYIPSRVRKASGAALEQFSPPAVEKAAIDTFDDDGFGTEINNRIAVGSMTTYRALRYGKHVDLILTDLHSYKAADPTDRPEAAALDSGDYPVIPQEWLEIVDGGRDYAGGKPPAIIAIGDRSIPNYRKDEPAHTVLGREQKAWLKARLTQSTATWKIWGATNGTLDMRTDPQNLPEGLVKDRWPGRDYGTFGGGDMSGAFAERAEIYDLVRDAKIPGFVTVSGDRHSFWAGYAAPALPPAEFAPVGLSFITGSISAPGLGEAAEFFKESALRPLYVRKVEGAPPEHTINLTIKRGVRAALEYAANGDIEAARALTNPDVAPHLEFVDMAGHGYAVVSAGPDTIETEFVCIVRPIARAKTADGGPLRYRVSHHAQMWQPGAQPRLEQRIVEGDAKLSI, encoded by the coding sequence ATGGACCGACGGAAATTTATGGCGGGTGCGGCTTCGATCGGGATCAGCGGCATCTGGGCGTCCCGTCTGTCCGCGGCGCCCTCGCAAATGGCATGGCGAGAGGATCGCCGCCTTTTTCCCCAGGGTGTGGCGTCGGGCGACCCGGACGAACATAGCATCGTCCTGTGGACCCGGCGGCCGTTCGACGCGGGCGACCGTCATGAACTGACCGTCGAGGTGGCGCTCGATCCGGACTTTCGCCGCGTCGTCGCGGCGGCGCGCACGCCGGCGCTGGCGGCCGCCGACTGGACGTGCCGGGCGCTGGTCGGCGGACTCTCGCCGGCGACGGTCTATTGGTACCGTTTCGCCGATGAAAGCGGCGCGGGCAGCCGGATCGGGCGGACGATCACGGCCCCGCGCGCCAGCGACCAGCGACCCGTTCGCTTTGCCTTCGTGTCCTGCAACAGCGTCAACGAAGGCGCGCAGAACGCCTACGCCCGCATGATCTGGGAGGACGAGCGCGCGGCGGCCGACCGCAAGCTCGGCTTTGTGCTCCATCTCGGCGACTTCATCTACGAAGTGGTCGAATATCCTGAAGAAACGCCGCACCGCTATTCGCGCACGGTCTATGATCTCGGCCACATTCCCGACGCGCGCAAGGTCGGCAATTTCTATGTGCCGACCAATCTCGCCGGCTACCGCCACGTCTATCGCGCGCATATCGACGATCCCGATATCCAGGATGCACGGGCCTATCTTCCTTTCGTGTGCATGGGCGACAATCACGAATTCTCCTGGCAGGGCTGGCAGAGCTTCATCAAATATGGCGCCACCGTCGAGCCCGCGCAGCCGCTGCGCGTCGCGGCCAACCAGGCGTGGTGGGAATATATCCCCTCGCGCGTTCGCAAGGCATCCGGCGCCGCGCTGGAGCAGTTTAGCCCGCCTGCCGTCGAAAAGGCCGCGATCGACACGTTCGACGACGATGGCTTCGGCACCGAAATCAACAACCGCATCGCGGTCGGCAGCATGACGACCTACCGCGCGCTGCGGTACGGCAAGCATGTCGATCTGATCCTGACCGACCTGCACAGTTACAAGGCGGCGGACCCCACCGATCGGCCCGAGGCGGCGGCGCTCGACTCCGGCGACTATCCGGTGATCCCGCAAGAGTGGCTGGAAATCGTCGACGGCGGGCGGGATTATGCGGGCGGCAAGCCGCCTGCGATCATCGCGATCGGCGACAGGAGCATTCCCAATTATCGCAAGGACGAACCCGCGCATACTGTGCTCGGCCGGGAACAAAAGGCGTGGCTCAAGGCGCGGCTGACCCAGTCGACTGCGACCTGGAAGATCTGGGGCGCGACCAACGGCACGCTCGACATGCGCACCGATCCCCAGAACCTGCCCGAGGGGCTGGTGAAGGACCGATGGCCGGGCAGGGATTATGGCACCTTCGGCGGCGGCGATATGAGCGGAGCCTTCGCCGAACGCGCCGAAATCTACGATCTCGTTCGCGACGCGAAGATCCCGGGCTTCGTTACGGTTTCCGGCGACCGCCACAGCTTCTGGGCCGGATATGCAGCGCCTGCCCTGCCGCCCGCGGAATTCGCGCCGGTCGGGCTCAGCTTCATCACCGGTTCGATATCCGCTCCCGGCCTTGGCGAAGCTGCCGAGTTCTTCAAGGAATCGGCCTTGCGCCCGCTCTATGTTCGAAAGGTCGAAGGCGCTCCGCCCGAGCACACGATCAACCTCACAATCAAGCGCGGGGTGCGCGCGGCGCTCGAATATGCGGCGAACGGCGACATCGAAGCCGCCCGGGCGCTGACCAATCCCGACGTTGCGCCCCATCTCGAATTCGTCGACATGGCCGGTCACGGCTATGCAGTTGTCAGCGCAGGGCCCGACACCATCGAAACCGAGTTCGTGTGCATCGTCCGCCCGATCGCGCGGGCGAAAACCGCCGATGGCGGTCCGCTTCGCTACCGCGTCTCGCACCACGCCCAAATGTGGCAGCCAGGGGCACAGCCCAGGCTCGAACAGCGCATTGTCGAGGGGGACGCGAAGCTCTCGATCTGA
- a CDS encoding CaiB/BaiF CoA transferase family protein: MLLADLGADILRIERFGAGRPLGGDPQFDFLYRNRPSVAVDLKSPEGHNLVRELAMKADVLIEGYRPGAMERLGLGPEILCEANPRLIYARMSGWGQAGPLASRAGHDINYLALAGALYPIGPSDAPPTPPLNLVGNFGGGGTFLAMGVLAALVERQRSGKGQILDVAMVDGISVLLTQMAGWMQMGLWKRERTGNLLDGSAYFYRCYVAADGRHMAVGALEREFHDAFLAGLGLDPGDFPDYLNPDVWPDRTRRIEPIFRSRSQREWCAIFDRLDACVSPVLTFDEAADHPANRAREAHAHSGRSLQPAPAPRFSRSILRSPSPVVSRPDLPGSLIDWAVSENEIRSLQQKSIIE, from the coding sequence ATGCTGCTCGCCGATCTGGGCGCCGACATCCTGCGCATTGAACGCTTCGGCGCCGGGCGTCCGCTTGGCGGCGATCCGCAGTTCGACTTTCTTTATCGCAACCGCCCCTCGGTGGCGGTCGATTTGAAATCGCCCGAAGGACACAATCTCGTTCGCGAACTGGCAATGAAGGCAGACGTTCTTATCGAAGGGTATCGACCGGGCGCGATGGAACGGCTCGGACTCGGTCCCGAAATACTCTGCGAAGCCAATCCGCGTCTGATTTATGCGCGCATGAGCGGGTGGGGGCAGGCCGGCCCTCTGGCGTCGCGCGCAGGACATGACATCAACTATCTCGCGCTCGCCGGCGCCCTCTATCCTATCGGGCCGAGTGACGCGCCGCCGACGCCGCCGCTCAATCTGGTCGGTAACTTTGGCGGCGGCGGCACATTCCTCGCCATGGGGGTGCTCGCTGCGCTGGTCGAGCGGCAGCGCTCGGGCAAGGGCCAGATTCTCGACGTGGCGATGGTCGACGGTATTTCGGTTCTGCTGACCCAGATGGCGGGCTGGATGCAGATGGGCCTTTGGAAGCGGGAGCGCACCGGCAATCTTCTCGACGGAAGCGCCTATTTCTATCGCTGCTATGTAGCCGCCGATGGCCGGCACATGGCTGTCGGCGCGCTCGAGCGCGAGTTCCATGATGCGTTTCTGGCGGGGCTTGGTCTCGACCCCGGGGATTTTCCCGACTATCTCAACCCCGACGTCTGGCCCGACCGCACGCGCCGGATCGAGCCGATATTCCGCTCGCGTTCGCAGCGCGAATGGTGCGCAATTTTCGATCGGCTCGATGCCTGCGTCTCGCCAGTGCTGACCTTTGACGAGGCGGCCGATCATCCCGCGAATCGCGCGCGTGAAGCGCATGCTCATTCGGGCCGCTCATTGCAACCGGCACCCGCGCCGCGATTTTCGCGGTCCATCCTCCGGTCACCAAGCCCCGTGGTTTCGAGGCCCGATTTGCCCGGCAGCCTGATCGACTGGGCTGTCAGCGAAAATGAAATCCGATCGCTGCAGCAAAAGTCCATCATAGAATAG